In Trichoderma asperellum chromosome 1, complete sequence, a single window of DNA contains:
- a CDS encoding uncharacterized protein (EggNog:ENOG41) codes for MNGESSRSHPPPTTSAWMQYPETWSSVSPVHMQSPEPLERGGLIAAMNSFANPPVPVPTAQSIRAPFRGHPSASASSYGLNGVNGNQRFGGEPSRNFFDSFAPQPQPQPQSQPPVRVLIRNLSANTTEEALRLMLVFSNELMSVELLAPSNSDDPRYRSALLYFQSMNGAVEAQTNLNGRVNMNNSGSMLVDVLAASTYSSPVRMTPNPVPLASPSGSSNVDPFMTAVARPQPSLGNGFPSHDAMSPTMRGRFFGSVAPHQDLAAPDTEASNHYKNLFNPQSPIGNHLANELPGRLGKYIINNELGDDDDSELLRDPIAYAENGTPAQRRATAPNIPTSQMASLSINTSAPPLPSYIPTLTSPVHGVSGSNGYMRGGQQQQQSQQNHHSLTQMPQQKPQQPQQPRSQAQQHQQEKPEKQHLSKLQQQDRQQQQPNQPVPYGRPNFPPVNPADQNPPCNTLYVGNLPVDTAEEELKAMFSKQRGYKRLCFRTKQNGPMCFVEFEDISFATKALNEMYGAMLHNSTKGGIRLSFSKNPLGVRSGQPPSQVSQTNVPPMNGVAPSNMSNSFAAASGPPPGLSAPPGLGSRGASYGGGGHNITNQRNIMFSSLPSNANSHHQHPQDTYFAYTSSSNGNGTVVSFSNSGSSRTTPFYTNGANRPAKPRTPFA; via the coding sequence ATGAACGGTGAATCAAGTAGGAGCCATCCGCCGCCGACAACGTCTGCGTGGATGCAATACCCCGAAACCTGGTCCAGCGTGTCACCCGTGCATATGCAATCGCCAGAGCCCCTAGAGCGAGGAGgcctcatcgccgccatgaaCAGCTTTGCCAACCCCCCCGTCCCTGTTCCCACAGCGCAGTCTATCCGCGCGCCCTTCCGAGGCCACCCTTCCGCATCTGCGTCTTCGTACGGTCTCAACGGCGTGAATGGCAACCAGCGATTTGGAGGCGAGCCGAGCAGGAACTTTTTCGATTCGTTCGccccgcagccgcagccgcagccgcagtcgCAGCCGCCTGTGCGCGTGCTGATCCGGAATTTGTCGGCCAATACGACCGAAGAAGCCCTGCGGCTCATGCTTGTCTTTTCAAATGAGCTGATGAGTGTCGAGCTCTTGGCTCCTAGCAATTCTGACGACCCGCGCTATCGCTCGGCTCTGCTGTACTTCCAATCCATGAACGGCGCGGTTGAAGCCCAAACCAACCTCAATGGCCGCGTCAACATGAACAATAGTGGCAGCATGCTGGTTGATGTCTTGGCCGCATCTACCTATTCGTCACCCGTCAGAATGACGCCTAACCCGGTTCCCCTGGCCAGCCCAAGTGGCTCGTCCAACGTTGACCCTTTTATGACGGCGGTTGCTCGTCCTCAGCCGAGCCTTGGCAATGGATTCCCGTCCCACGACGCAATGTCGCCGACAATGAGGGGCCGCTTCTTCGGTAGCGTTGCTCCCCATCAGGACCTTGCCGCTCCGGATACGGAGGCTAGCAATCACTACAAGAACCTGTTCAACCCCCAGTCGCCTATTGGAAACCATCTTGCCAACGAGCTGCCTGGCCGGCTGGGCAAATACATCATCAACAACGAGcttggcgatgacgacgatagTGAACTCCTCCGAGACCCCATCGCCTATGCGGAAAACGGCACCCCGGCCCAACGTAGAGCTACTGCTCCCAACATTCCCACCAGCCAAATGGCGAGCCTTTCCATCAACACGAGCGCTCCGCCATTGCCCTCGTACATCCCAACCCTGACTTCTCCGGTTCATGGcgtcagcggcagcaacgGATACATGAGGGgtggacagcagcagcagcaatcgcaACAGAATCACCACTCGTTGACTCAGATGCCGCAACAAAAGCCgcaacagccacagcagccgcGATCGCAAGcgcaacagcatcagcaagAGAAGCCTGAGAAGCAGCATCTGTCAAAGCTTCAGCAACAAGACaggcagcaacaacagccgAACCAACCGGTGCCATACGGAAGACCCAACTTCCCTCCCGTCAATCCTGCGGACCAGAATCCTCCGTGCAACACTCTTTACGTTGGCAACCTGCCTGTCGATACCGCCgaggaggagctcaaggcaatGTTTTCCAAGCAGCGAGGCTACAAGAGACTTTGCTTCCGTACCAAGCAGAATGGGCCCATGTGCTTTGTCGAGTTTGAAGACATTTCGTTTGCTACTAAGGCACTAAACGAGATGTACGGAGCCATGCTACACAACAGCACCAAGGGTGGCATCCGCCTGAGCTTCTCCAAGAACCCGCTTGGCGTTCGTTCTGGCCAGCCTCCTTCGCAGGTCTCTCAAACAAATGTGCCTCCCATGAACGGGGTGGCTCCGTCCAACATGTCCAACAGCTTCGCTGCGGCCAGTGGCCCTCCTCCTGGCTTATCTGCACCACCCGGGCTTGGTTCACGAGGCGCCAGCtacggcggtggtggccaCAACATTACGAATCAACGAAACATTATGTTTTCCAGCTTGCCATCCAACGCTAAT
- a CDS encoding uncharacterized protein (SECRETED:SignalP(1-18)) produces MVMVTSMFIALVFSLRLAREHQRSNLFLALYEFKCKNCIYRTTPDKKEEIYQNATTLEGINFHSESCSPKSINAADAFTHVPSLSPEFQSALLVLGR; encoded by the exons ATGGTGATGGTAACTAGCATGTTCATTGCGCTCGTGTTTAGTTTACGACTCGCCCGCGAACATCAACGGAGCAATCTCTTCCTCGCTCTATATGAATTCAAGTGCAAGAACTGCATCTACCGTACAACGCCCgataagaaagaagaaatataTCAAAATGCTACAACACTTGAAG GTATCAACTTCCATTCCGAGTCTTGCTCGCCCAAATCTATTAATGCCGCCGATGCCTTTACTCATGTCCCCAGCCTTTCTCCAGAGTTCCAGTCTGCTCTTCTAGTACTTGGGAGATGA
- the RSR1 gene encoding Ras- protein rsr1 produces the protein MKFLPSSPTALPTNARAVAMRDLYMKTGQGFLLVFSITSPSSLSELENLREEIIRIKDEENVPMVIVGNKADLEEGRVIPRAKGFAVSQKWGAPYYEASARTRTNVDEVFIDLCRQMLRKEDETAEPDEGSKIDALKSANSKRRRRSKFRDSTHPRCVIL, from the exons ATGAAAtttctgccttcttctcccacagCATTGCCGACTAACGCAAGAGCAGTGGCCATGAGAGACTTGTACATGAAAACCGGCCAAGGTTTCTTGCTTGTTTTCAGCATCACATCTCCCTCGTCGTTAAGCGAGCTGGAGAACCTGCGAGAAGAGATTATTCGCATCAAGGACGAAGAAAATGTCCCCATGGTCATTGTCGGCAACAAGGCTGATTTGGAAGAGGGCCGAGTCATTCCTCGCGCCAAGGGCTTCGCTGTCTCTCAGAAATGGGGAGCTCCGTATTATGAGGCGAGCGCCAGAACACGAA CCAATGTTGATGAAGTGTTTATCGACCTGTGCCGCCAAATGCTCCGCAAGGAAGATGAGACGGCAGAGCCCGATGAGGGTTCGAAGATCGACGCGCTCAAAAGTGCCAACAGCAAGCGTAGGCGACGCTCCAAGTTTCGTGACAGCACTCATCCGCGATGTGTGATATTGTAA
- the RSR1 gene encoding Ras- protein rsr1, variant 2, with product MPPRSPFSSSSRELHVVVLGAGGVGKSCLTAQFVHNEWIESYDPTIEDSYRTQVQVDGRQVILEILDTAGTEQFVAMRDLYMKTGQGFLLVFSITSPSSLSELENLREEIIRIKDEENVPMVIVGNKADLEEGRVIPRAKGFAVSQKWGAPYYEASARTRTNVDEVFIDLCRQMLRKEDETAEPDEGSKIDALKSANSKRRRRSKFRDSTHPRCVIL from the exons ATGCCGCCTCGAAGCCccttctcatcttcaag cCGTGAGCTCCATGTAGTTGTTCTTGGTGCAG GTGGCGTCGGCAAAAGTTGCCTCACTG CCCAGTTTGTCCATAATGAATGGATCGAGAGCTATGACCCTACTATCGAGGACTCTTATCGCACTCAGGTTCAGGTTGAT GGTCGACAAGTAATTCTAGAAAT CCTCGATACCGCTGGCACCGAGCAGTTTG TGGCCATGAGAGACTTGTACATGAAAACCGGCCAAGGTTTCTTGCTTGTTTTCAGCATCACATCTCCCTCGTCGTTAAGCGAGCTGGAGAACCTGCGAGAAGAGATTATTCGCATCAAGGACGAAGAAAATGTCCCCATGGTCATTGTCGGCAACAAGGCTGATTTGGAAGAGGGCCGAGTCATTCCTCGCGCCAAGGGCTTCGCTGTCTCTCAGAAATGGGGAGCTCCGTATTATGAGGCGAGCGCCAGAACACGAA CCAATGTTGATGAAGTGTTTATCGACCTGTGCCGCCAAATGCTCCGCAAGGAAGATGAGACGGCAGAGCCCGATGAGGGTTCGAAGATCGACGCGCTCAAAAGTGCCAACAGCAAGCGTAGGCGACGCTCCAAGTTTCGTGACAGCACTCATCCGCGATGTGTGATATTGTAA